Genomic segment of Gavia stellata isolate bGavSte3 chromosome 21, bGavSte3.hap2, whole genome shotgun sequence:
GCATCCTcgggcaccagcagcccctgcGTCCTGGGTGCTGCATCCCCAGGTGCCTGTATCCCTGTGTCCCTGGGCGCCTGCACCCTGGAGCCAGCATCCCGCACATCCCAACTGCTGCATCCCTAATAGTCTGTGTCCCCGGAGCCAGCCTCCTGTCTCCTGGGTGCCTGCACCCCCGGGTGCTCCCACCCCTGGGGCCAGCAACCCCGGGGCCGGCATCCCCCGCACGCTGACTGCTGCAGCCCCCAGTGCCGCCACCCTTGGAGCCGCTCTTCCCTGCATGTCCTCCCGCATCCCCCGGTGCCTCCGCACCTCCCGCACCCCAGCTGCCTGTGTCCCCGGGGCCCGTGCCCCCGCCCGGGGTGCCCGCAGCCGGGACGGGTGCTCCCTCGGGGCCCGGCACCCCCGCCTCCCCgtccccaggacccccagcccggtgccgcagccccgccccgcccggctgCGCGCTGCGGGGGCGCGGTGCGGGggcgcgccgcgccgccccgagGCCGCGGcgaggggcgggcgcgggggccggCCCGCAGCGGAGGGCGGGCGGTGCCTCGCCCGGGGCCCGCAGGCTGCCGCCCCGGCGCGGTCCCGGCGGGGGCGGTGCGGGCCCCTCCTGCCCGGGCTGCTGGGAGTTGTGgtccgcggcggcggcggcgagcggagcggagcggagcggagcggcggggcggccccgcacgGCCCGGGCAGCAGGTCGGTACCGCCGCGTCACAccgcagcgcagcgcagcgcaTGGCGGGGGGGCgagcgcggggggcggcggggcgcggagcggtGCCCCCGGCGGGGAGCGCAGCCCGGCTCCGCacggccggggcagcggggctcggcggtACGGCCGCGCCGGGTGACCCCGCGGCCGCAGGTGCCACCGCCACGCCGGGCGACGTGCCACCGGCagggcgggcagcgctgccaCAGCGGGGGATGCAGCCCCAGCGCTGACGCCGGCTGGTGCCACCACGCCGGGTGACACCGTCACACTGGGTGAGACCCGCGCGCCGGGTGACACCGCCGGGGCGGCACGCCGGAGGAGAGGGCGAGGCGAGCGCCCGCGgctgcctggccctgctccaGCTCCGTAGTAGCAGCCGGCACCCGGCCTCACCCCAACGCTCCTGCGGCCGGGAGGCTCCTCGTGCCGCTCCCAAAGGCGACGCCGCCGGTGCCGAGCCGGGGACAGCCCCGCCACGCGTCCCCCCGCCACGCGTCCTCGTCGCCGTGGGGCCCACGGCCTGGGAGTCCCGGCCGGGCCGAGCGAAACCTGCCTCCTCCGGGAGATGCCGGGGCCCCCGCGGAGCCGCCAAGATGCAACTTTCTGCTGCATCGAAGCCTCTCTGCCTTCATTATGTAATGCCGCTGCTGCCTGGCACGGTGCTCGCCTCCACGTCCTGCACAACTTCAGTGCGATGTGGAATTGATTTCCACTCTTCCGGACTGGCTCCGCCGTTTATTATTAGCTGACGAGCCTTTTCTTGGATCTCAGGCCAGGGGTGCTTGATGCGACTGCCCATCTCTGCGCAGGGCCGCGGTGCTGCGTGCCGCTGGGCTGGAAGGGTGATGGCACCGACCGGCCCAACAGCAGGTCCCGGCCACGCAGCATCAGCCAGGAGCAGCGCCGACGTTTGgggccctgtgctgctgccgccAGCAAATCCCCCACGGAAGGCAGGTTTGGGCAGGTTTGCATCGGGGCTGCCCGTGCCAGCGCACgaggcagctgctgggctgcatCCCCGCGGGAGGCTCTGCCCGAGGCACCCCCGTGCAGCCCGAGGCTCAGCAGCCCGAAGGCTCCCTGGCTGCCAGGCTCTGGGGCCAGGCAGGCTGCACGTGGGCACGGGGGCTTTCATCTCTTGCTGCTCTGACGGTTTCCCCctgatttttcccctttgtgGTGTTGACGGCAGTGGGGCCATGTTTGTGCCGTGCTGCCCTTGCAGGGGTGTGAGCAGCTTGGGGATCCCAAGGCTGTCGgaccccccagctctgccccccAACCCCGTGCACTCGCTTTGTCAGTCAGCTTCTGAACGAGCCTGGCTGCTGCGCTGAGGCAGCTCCCTGCTCGCCTGGCAGGGTGAGAGCCACCCTGAATACAAATCATGCCTTCCCAGGCACGCTCCGGCACCATGGAGGAGTGCGGGGGGATTGTGCCGGCCTCGGGGAACACCCCCGGGACCGGCTCTGTGGCTGCGCCCCAGGAGCTGAGGCCTGGGCTGGGGAAGTCGGCGTGGGATCCTGGAGGGATGCCAGCCGGTGGGAATGGAGGAAAGTTATCTTAAAATTCCCACGAGGCTGTGATGTGCCACGTGGATTGCAAATCCCGGGATGGGGCACACAGGCAACGTGCTACGAGGAAGTAGGATGGAGGGAGGTCGGCTGTGCGGGTGTCCCTCCCCAGGCTGTAAAAGTGCCGGAGCTGCGTCCCCAGCCCTGCGCAAGGTCCACAGCTGCAGGGTCAGGTCCCAGCCAAAGCCCCGCCAGCTGAAGTGCATCACCATTGCAATCAGTAGGGAAATACACATCTTTAACAGGCTGCAGGACCTtggcagggagggctgggaagcATTTGGATGGCTTCCCTGGCTAATAAACCCATCCTACTCCTTCAAGTCAATGCTCTTACAGACAAGCTCCCACGGcgtcttcctccctcccccttaCCTGTATCCTCCTTGTTGCACTCCTCCCAGACGGAGAGCTGTttgccctgcagctcctgcagcctgcatcccctcccctgccctgcccggggctgcgCAGCGGTTGACACATCTGGGAGGTGCAGCCTGGGCGCACGCGAGCACAGGTGAGAGCCTGTATCCTTCACCCCGCTTTCGGTGCTCTGGGGTGGGCTGTGACCCTCCACACGTGCCCCAGCCTGAGCATCTGCTTGGTGTGGAGACCTGACCTGCGGACACTCCAGCTGCTTTAAATGCCACACATTGGTAATTACGAGGCTCTCCTTCGGTGCTAGCGCCGTGCCTTAGGCTGGGGTAGCTCTCGGTGTGCTTCCCAACCTGATTTGTGTTTCCCCTCCATTTCTCACCCGTTGCCTTggctgcccctctgcccccactGCTCGGAGGTGCCCAGGGATGGAGTTTGGGGCGAGCAAATGTCGCTCACGGTTATGAGGAGTTGGAGCATCTTGTCTTCGCCCAGCCGCTTTCCCAAGAGCTGTGACGGTTCCGGGAGCCGTTCGGCTCCTGTGACCTGCGAGCCAGTAACCTCTGGTTGGTGAAATCAAACAAGCCAAGCCTGACCTGCCACCATTGCCGCGGTGCCCTCGCCAGGCTGGCTGAGCGCCAGGCTCCCGCGTCCCCGGAGGGCAGAGCCACGCACGGGCTCGGGGCTGTCAGCTCAGTCTCTGGAGGGAGAGTCATTTCAGAGCATTTAGATGGAGGGGATAAACCGATGTGCTGTGAGATAGGACTGTTAAGTGACTATTCCCAGCTTTGCCTCGGCAGCCTTATCAAACAGATTTCAGATATGATAAGGCAGCAATGGAGGAGAGAAATgggggggaagagcaggaggagagacGGACGCCCCGAGGCAGTGGGAGCCAAGGGGCCTGGCTCTCCCCCTACCTTCCATTTGGGTATTTGTGGAAGATGCTGTTGGGTGGGGTGAGGGCTTTTCTCCGCATGGGACGATGTTGGGCTCCTGGGCAGAGAGGAGGGCTCCTCGTCCATCATCCCCCTGTGAGGAGCCAGTGCCCCACAGAGCCCCGGCACATGGCCCCGGCTGCACCCCATGCACTGAGCCCCCGCAGGGACCCCCAGGGGAAAGTGCCTCCCTAACGCCTCCGTGTTTCTTTCCCCAGAGCCTCCCTCCAGTGCTGCCTTTCAGGATGATCCGCCCAGGAGTGCCAGCGGGGACCCTCTGGGCACGGCGGTGCTGACCCACGGCACTGGGACCCCTGGGCAGTCTGGCCGCCCgcctgcctgggagctgctggctgctgctgctgatgcACAGGCCCTGAGCGTGCAGGGGAGAGCCGCAACTCCGCTTCCCCATGGCAGCCCCttccccccgcgccccggcccaGCTGCATGGTGTGGGTGCCCCTGAGGACCACGAGGACTGACCGCCGGGCCCCCCTGCGCACACCCACCACCCGCTGCACCACCATGTCTTTGGAGTGGCTGATGGACTGGAGCTGGTCCCTGGACGGACTCCGGGATTTCATCGCCACTGGCATCCAGTCTTTCCGGGACTGCGACGCCACCGCCCTCGCCGCCGTCGCCTGCCTCCTGGTCCTCTTCGTGTGGTACTGCTACCACGTGGGGCGGGAGCAGCCCCGCGCCTACGCCACCGTCAACGCCCTGATGCAGAGCGCCGAGGCCAACGGCGTGCAGAACGGGTACGTCTACTGCCACTCGCCCGAGTGCGTGCGCTGCACACACCACGACGGGCTCAACCAGAAACTCTACCACAACCTGCAGGAGTACGCCAAGCGCTACTCCTGGTCCGGCATGGGCAGGATCCACAAGGGCATCCGCGAGCAGGGCCGCTACCTCAACAGCCGGCCATCCATCCAGAAGCCAGAAGTCTTCTTCTTGCCGGACTTGCCGACCATGCCCTATTTCTCCCGGGACGCTCAAAAGCACGACGTGGAGTTGCTGGAGCGCAACTTCCAGACCATCCTGTGTGAGTTTGAGACGCTCTACAAAGCTTTCTCAAACTGCAGCCTCCCGCAAGGATGGAAAATGAACAGCACGCCCAGCGGGGAGTGGTTCACCTTCTACCTGGTGAACCAAGGCATGTGCGTGCCCAGGAACTGCAGGAGATGCCCACGGACGTACCGCTTGCTCGGGAGCCTTCGCACCTGCATTGGCAACAATGTCTTTGGGAACGCGTGCATCTCCATGCTGAGCCCGGGCACTGTCATCGCCGAGCACTATGGACCCACCAACATCCGCATCCGCTGCCATCTAGGTAAGCGCCCGGGGGGGTGGTTCATCCTGGCTGGGTGTCCCCACCACGGGTGAtgtggggggctgcagccgtGCCTGGATGCAGGAGCCCAGAAAAGGCCTCTTGCACCCCGTGCTCTCCGAGTTCAGCCAGTAactgcagccccggggccggctcGGGCACCTGCTCTGCTTTGGCCTGAGGGAGGTTTTGGGGCTTTGGTGGCAGCAGCCTCCCCAGGAGGGGCCGGTGCTCAGTCACCCCCGGGTGCCCGAcctccccggggtccccagctcagcagcaggagcgtttctcctcctgctcctccagacCTGGAGGTGTGGGCTCCTCCCGGTGCAAGATACAGGGCTGATTTTGTGCAGGGGTCTCTGAACAACCCCCGCTCTGCAGGCACTCCCACCTCCCATCGCGGGATGTGGGGCAGCCTGGGGTGCTGCTCCAGCGTCCGAGCTGTCTCCCAGCGCCGCCCCTCCGGCAGCTCCCCCTCTCCTGCGATTTCGGGTGCTCTGCGCGTGACACAGGTAGATGCGAGCAAAGACGCTGCTTTGGTGCAGattggggcggggggtcccggggtAACCCCTCTGGCGGGGCGAGCGCTGGGCTGGCGGCACGGTGCTCCCCACCCCCCGGGCGCCCGGGATGGGGAGAGCCCACGCGGCACAGATGGTCGGGACTCTGCCGCGCTGGAAGCGGCGCAGATCGTGCTGGGGGAGGCACCGCACAGGCCCTGCTGGCAAACACCGAACACGCTTGTTCAGCCAACTCCTTGGGTAAACACACTCAGGCAGTGACTGGCCATTTATTTAGAATGGGAATCAGTCTTCAGAGCTGATCCGAGGAGCTCTCCAGGCCTGGGGAGCCTCTGGGGAGCTGGGACCTGCCCTTGCTGGTGCCAGGAGGCAGCCCACCGCCCGGCCGCCGGCTCTCCCCTCTCTCTGGGATGTGCTCTCCTTGCAAGGGGCTGAGAGCggttcctgggagggggccagtgaGGCGAGGGCCAGGCTGGCTCAGACAAATGCACCCTGCCCCGGCAGCGTGGAGCTGGGCCAGCCCTCCGGCTGGAGCATGCGCGCCCCAGGGAGATGAGCGATGCAGGTCATTCCCTCGTCCTTCCACGTTTTCCAGCTCCATCTGCtccggggctgctgccctccaGCCGGGACACAGCACTGTGCCTGGGTCATGCTGGGGGGCTGCTCGTGCACTCGCCCACATCCCCACCTCGGTGCCGGGGACTCGGCTCTCGCTGTGCCCAGGGCACGGATGCATTTAAGAGACAACCAGCCCTTTCAGGCCAGCTTGCTCTGAAAAGCCAGAACAGCCATCAGCACAGCTGAGTCGCTCTCTAGGATCTGCCCCAACCCCGCTACCGCTCTGCTGAACGCACAGGGCCAAGCACAGGCACCGGCTCTGCCCCTCCAAGGGACAGGGCAGCGTCCCCCGGGGTGCGGGTGCGATGGAAAGGCTGCGCGCTGCTGGCCGCCACCTCCCCCGGCTGCCCAGCTCCCCCTTTCCAGCTGGAGCGTCTCCAGCTGAGCCCGTTGTGCAGGGAAAAGGCTTTGGGTTTTGTAGGCTTTGAAACACCCGTtagaaaagcagagcagcttttTGCGCTCCCAGCTCTCCTGGGCAGCTGGAAGTCCCTGCTGCGCTCGCTTGGTTTTGGCATCGCTGTGAGATCCCTTCCTGCTCGTTTGCTGCATCGTTACCGTTTGCAGGCCACGTGAGCCCTGACCCCTTTCTCCTCCACAGCTGCATCCTCGGGGCAGGCTGACTCTGCACCAGCTCCAGCGGACCCCGGCACTGCCGGGGGTGACATTCCTGATGCAGGGGGTGATGGGATCAACCCTCGTCAAAGTGGCCTGACTTGCACTAGTATTTTAGGAAAAGACCCATTTCATTTCTAGGATTGTCCTTCTTTATGTGGCCTTCACAGAGCCTCTTCCTTATGAGGGTTTTGTGACCCTCCCCTCAAtttctgtctttgcagctgcctgGTGGGGGACCAATTTGCAGCAT
This window contains:
- the ASPHD2 gene encoding aspartate beta-hydroxylase domain-containing protein 2; the protein is MVWVPLRTTRTDRRAPLRTPTTRCTTMSLEWLMDWSWSLDGLRDFIATGIQSFRDCDATALAAVACLLVLFVWYCYHVGREQPRAYATVNALMQSAEANGVQNGYVYCHSPECVRCTHHDGLNQKLYHNLQEYAKRYSWSGMGRIHKGIREQGRYLNSRPSIQKPEVFFLPDLPTMPYFSRDAQKHDVELLERNFQTILCEFETLYKAFSNCSLPQGWKMNSTPSGEWFTFYLVNQGMCVPRNCRRCPRTYRLLGSLRTCIGNNVFGNACISMLSPGTVIAEHYGPTNIRIRCHLGLKTPSNCELVVGGEPQCWAEGRCLLFDDSFLHTAFHEGAPEEGPRVVFMVDLWHPNVAAAERQALDFIFAPGR